One part of the Lentisphaera araneosa HTCC2155 genome encodes these proteins:
- the ybeY gene encoding rRNA maturation RNase YbeY has translation MNISIQSDTDKYTLAETKHIEDIALYLCDHWGLSKKHCSLNISFTDDAGIEPVNVQFLQHEGATDVISFDYLDDYEEEFADEDDPFVLGELLISLETAQSQAQTYDSSFNDEALLYVAHGILHLCGFDDHQEDDIKAMRDAEAQSMKLIKEHFPNARIIA, from the coding sequence ATGAACATCTCTATACAGTCTGATACAGATAAATACACATTAGCTGAGACCAAGCACATAGAAGACATTGCGCTTTATTTATGTGATCACTGGGGTCTCAGTAAAAAACACTGCTCACTTAACATAAGCTTCACTGATGACGCGGGTATCGAACCCGTCAACGTTCAGTTCCTTCAACACGAGGGAGCTACGGATGTCATTAGCTTCGATTACCTCGATGATTACGAAGAAGAGTTTGCCGACGAAGACGACCCCTTTGTCCTCGGCGAATTACTCATTTCCCTAGAAACTGCACAAAGCCAGGCTCAGACTTACGACTCATCTTTTAATGATGAAGCCCTGCTTTATGTAGCCCATGGTATTCTTCACCTCTGCGGTTTCGACGATCATCAAGAAGATGATATTAAAGCTATGCGTGATGCAGAAGCCCAATCCATGAAACTCATTAAAGAGCACTTCCCGAATGCAAGGATTATTGCCTAA